The following coding sequences lie in one Nitratireductor mangrovi genomic window:
- a CDS encoding PKD domain-containing protein — MTAPLARALFATPLRRNAALFVAGMLSALAPIIMVVHGDAIRRHLPSIVALAKNGLLDPAHPYLVTFGSDAVRQEGDHDFSQLLRFSVPADAGRVYVRVFDADTGGAHDEMQGSAGTSVRFSLYGDGAQTRLWRDDDGVVQETVSGEALGAMEFGADKEADDRWLTLFAADAESGSEEAGNRRGFIVAVEGLAGNDGNVFDIAVSSEDGSNRAPDGLSLYTYMPTFQVPRGREMAELRLELPEGASSLAVENFDAAGGRLAFAGRFRSQAIAASGKSEWKRETITLEPGEAGGIASLTAANGSEIPNDLTLFAGIADNGADPAGQPVAITLPIRAFPPNRRPETALSIAPLACRQTGFDASGSTDPDGGDLTFRWRLGADGDWLEGATVTADFDSDGVKQGRLEVFDASGLVGNGRASEFSFFVKPKPVAALEAPALVAEGAAFTLDATGSTSPALPEGNRISHYRFDMGDGTVIEQAAGEAGFGMPSHTYRKHGTYTVTLTVTDAAGHPCNTDTKTAQINVNAPPVANAGPDLKVATGEKIVFDAGPETGVDGDNHRFTWDFGNGKGADTPKAEHSYDDPGTYTVRLKADDGRGIENSVAEDMARVFVNAPPLADGVTTPGRLVAGMPGDFDASAALDPDGRITAYAWSFGDGTSGDKAQLRHSFAEAGTYEVTLAVTDDSGLSNGTTEIRRTVTVVETGNEPPVAEGGGEREVLVGEVAAFDASGSRDPDGSLLSFRWDFGDGTTAAGIQVDHVYRTAGTYRATLTVMDDSGRENASASTSFDVVVSDPANASPVVHVGGDRAAFVNEVLDFDAVGTFDGDGNIVSVEWSFGDGARASGFRARHSYKKPGEYRVSVLVRDDSGRRGAVSEASFTVTVTHPYNEAPVIDLHSELTMETGIAAVFDASGAIDPDGQVTRYRWDFGDGTSAEVPVIAHSYATPGTYFGKLTLVDDSGLENGVSENRFVVFVEERRNTAPVAVAGPDRTAKVGERIDFDGGASSDTDGNLIAYHWDFGNGKSAIGQRRSIVYFEPGSYEVTLTVTDSSGQNNASAIDTLIVTVGDRPNSVPVAAVEDDRPAAIGEPVRFSGGGSSDPNGNILSYEWDFGDGERASGREVVHAYAKSGTYRAQLTIRDDSGLADGLSSAIRTITVNEPPIADAGPDQHVTASAVTFDASRSVDPDGRIASYLWDFGDGSSAAGERVTHVYGNPGTYRVKLVVEDASGTIRNTAEDEMSVRVNALPVADAGFDIVAAPGETITFDGRRSSDPDGKIATWSWDFRDGTQAEGDIVEHAFAAPGLYTVELTVRDDSGHDNATDFSQILVTVNAPPVADAGPDISVAPGQSFTLSASRSMDKDGDIADWRWDVQASDDILIGEQVDYSFADPGIYTISLTVTDDSGAANSTASDEVIVEVNHAPVAEAGRDIFSEALRVVLDASASADADNDGLSYLWDLGDGNIAEGAQVEHTYLTGGIYPVVLTVNDGRGLANSTGRDALTVRINRRPTAAAGDNRRACVGDVLVFDGSSSVDPDNGLLRYKWDFGDGDAAEIVNPTKTFETPGTYRVKLEVADESGLANDRHTDELLATVLPAPVADAGEDMKVCANTTVRFDGTKSTDIDGVVNRFSWDFGDGRTGGGDRPEHVFEQAGTYRVTLQIEGDNLGFCSPLADDEITVTVQSAPRAVIQAPRAVAAGEEVVFDGTTSYVEDARIGGYFWDFGDGETGQGAVARHVFERPGTYHVQLRADTAAEQGGCASAATTHVLTVNSAPIADAGGDRTVEVNQPLVLSGAGSQDSDGGIAAYEWDFGDGNSASGVDVLHIWRQPGRYRVALTVSDGTGLSNESSTTAIWVDVADVPKTAITSPDVACAGEAVDFGLANLPQSVDPATIAWSFGDGETAAGAATRHAYRRAGTYSVGVSGTLERAGQTVMTPLAKRIVVNRPPVAIAEAERKACPGHELGFDATKSFDADGAIDSYRWDFGDGDTAEGASVAHRFSQPGTYRVRLTATDNSGSACAAGVQEFDVFVNAAPVADAGPDVDIFIGGAHDNLVLDAGRSTDADGDALSHYWSLSNGFEFDGEKARVEFDQPGTYIATLTTNDNHGLACSETTDQLTIEAGPRSQSSSMLAD, encoded by the coding sequence ATGACCGCTCCTCTCGCGAGGGCCCTGTTCGCCACCCCGCTCCGTCGCAATGCGGCGCTGTTTGTAGCGGGAATGCTTTCGGCGCTGGCGCCGATCATCATGGTCGTGCACGGCGATGCCATTCGCAGGCACCTGCCGAGCATCGTGGCGCTGGCAAAGAACGGTTTGCTCGATCCCGCCCATCCTTATCTTGTGACGTTTGGCAGTGATGCGGTTCGTCAGGAGGGCGACCACGACTTTTCGCAGCTTTTGCGGTTTTCGGTGCCGGCGGATGCGGGTCGGGTCTATGTGCGGGTGTTCGACGCCGACACCGGCGGCGCGCATGACGAGATGCAGGGCAGCGCCGGCACGAGCGTGCGCTTCAGCCTTTATGGCGACGGCGCGCAGACGCGGCTTTGGCGCGACGATGACGGGGTCGTGCAGGAGACGGTCAGCGGCGAGGCGCTGGGCGCAATGGAGTTCGGCGCCGACAAGGAAGCCGACGACCGCTGGCTGACGCTGTTTGCCGCCGATGCCGAAAGCGGCTCGGAGGAAGCAGGCAACCGGCGCGGCTTCATCGTTGCCGTCGAGGGTCTTGCCGGTAATGACGGCAACGTCTTCGACATCGCCGTCAGCAGCGAGGACGGCTCCAACCGCGCCCCGGACGGGCTGTCGCTTTACACCTACATGCCGACCTTCCAGGTGCCGCGCGGGCGCGAGATGGCCGAGCTTCGACTGGAACTGCCCGAGGGCGCCTCAAGCCTGGCGGTGGAGAACTTCGATGCCGCCGGCGGCAGGCTCGCCTTTGCCGGCCGCTTCCGCTCGCAGGCGATTGCGGCGTCGGGCAAGAGCGAATGGAAGCGTGAGACGATCACACTCGAACCGGGCGAGGCCGGCGGCATCGCCTCGCTGACGGCGGCCAATGGCAGCGAGATCCCCAACGACCTGACGCTGTTTGCCGGCATTGCCGACAATGGCGCCGATCCCGCCGGGCAGCCGGTGGCGATCACCCTGCCGATCCGCGCCTTCCCGCCCAACCGGCGACCCGAGACCGCGCTGTCGATCGCTCCGCTTGCCTGCCGGCAGACCGGCTTCGATGCATCGGGCTCGACCGACCCGGACGGCGGCGATCTCACCTTCCGCTGGCGGCTGGGCGCTGACGGCGACTGGCTGGAGGGCGCGACCGTCACCGCCGACTTCGACAGCGACGGCGTCAAGCAGGGCCGGCTGGAGGTGTTCGACGCGTCCGGACTGGTCGGCAATGGCCGTGCGAGCGAATTCTCCTTCTTCGTCAAGCCGAAGCCGGTGGCCGCGCTCGAGGCGCCGGCGCTGGTGGCCGAAGGCGCCGCCTTCACGCTCGACGCCACCGGCTCGACCAGTCCGGCGCTGCCCGAAGGCAACCGCATCTCGCACTACCGCTTCGACATGGGCGACGGTACCGTGATCGAACAGGCCGCCGGCGAGGCCGGTTTCGGAATGCCGAGCCACACCTACCGCAAGCACGGCACCTATACCGTCACACTCACCGTCACCGACGCCGCCGGCCACCCTTGCAACACCGACACCAAAACCGCCCAAATCAACGTCAACGCACCTCCAGTCGCAAATGCGGGGCCGGACCTGAAGGTCGCGACCGGCGAGAAGATTGTCTTCGACGCCGGCCCTGAAACCGGCGTGGATGGTGACAATCATCGCTTCACCTGGGACTTCGGCAACGGCAAGGGCGCAGACACGCCCAAGGCGGAGCATAGCTATGACGACCCTGGCACCTACACGGTTCGCCTGAAGGCGGACGACGGTCGCGGCATCGAAAACAGCGTCGCCGAGGATATGGCCAGGGTGTTCGTCAACGCTCCACCGCTCGCCGATGGTGTCACAACACCGGGCCGTCTTGTCGCCGGCATGCCGGGCGACTTCGATGCTTCCGCGGCGCTCGATCCGGATGGCCGGATCACGGCTTATGCGTGGTCGTTCGGCGACGGCACGAGCGGTGACAAGGCCCAGTTGCGTCACTCCTTCGCGGAGGCTGGTACCTACGAGGTCACCCTGGCGGTCACCGACGATTCCGGGCTTTCCAACGGCACGACGGAAATCCGCCGAACCGTGACCGTGGTCGAGACCGGCAACGAGCCGCCTGTCGCGGAAGGTGGCGGCGAGCGCGAGGTGCTCGTCGGAGAGGTAGCCGCCTTCGATGCGTCGGGTTCGCGCGACCCGGACGGGTCGCTGCTCTCCTTCCGTTGGGATTTCGGCGACGGTACAACCGCGGCCGGCATTCAGGTCGATCATGTCTACCGCACAGCGGGCACCTACCGGGCAACGCTTACCGTCATGGACGATTCCGGCAGGGAAAACGCTTCGGCCAGCACCAGCTTCGATGTCGTGGTCTCCGATCCGGCCAACGCATCGCCAGTGGTTCATGTCGGTGGCGACCGCGCAGCTTTCGTCAATGAGGTGCTCGACTTCGATGCGGTCGGAACGTTCGATGGCGACGGCAACATCGTCTCCGTCGAGTGGAGCTTCGGCGATGGCGCGCGTGCCTCCGGCTTCCGTGCCCGCCATTCGTACAAGAAGCCTGGCGAGTACCGCGTGAGTGTTCTCGTACGCGACGATTCAGGACGGCGCGGCGCCGTCAGCGAGGCCAGCTTCACGGTCACCGTGACCCATCCTTACAACGAGGCGCCGGTTATCGACCTGCACTCCGAACTGACGATGGAAACCGGCATTGCCGCTGTCTTTGACGCCTCGGGTGCGATCGACCCGGACGGGCAGGTCACTCGATACCGCTGGGATTTCGGCGACGGGACCAGCGCCGAGGTTCCGGTCATCGCACACAGCTATGCAACGCCAGGCACCTACTTCGGCAAGCTGACGCTGGTTGATGATTCCGGCCTTGAGAACGGCGTCAGCGAGAACCGGTTCGTCGTATTCGTCGAAGAACGGCGCAATACCGCACCGGTTGCGGTCGCAGGGCCCGACCGCACGGCGAAGGTCGGCGAGAGGATCGATTTCGACGGCGGGGCCTCGTCGGACACCGACGGCAACCTCATCGCCTACCATTGGGATTTCGGCAACGGAAAAAGCGCAATCGGTCAGCGGCGCTCGATCGTCTATTTCGAGCCCGGCAGCTACGAGGTCACTCTGACAGTGACCGACAGTTCGGGGCAGAACAATGCCTCGGCAATCGATACCCTGATCGTAACAGTCGGCGATCGTCCCAACAGTGTGCCGGTGGCGGCGGTCGAAGACGACCGCCCGGCGGCAATCGGCGAACCGGTCCGGTTCTCAGGCGGCGGTTCCTCGGACCCCAACGGCAACATCCTTTCCTATGAATGGGACTTTGGCGATGGCGAACGAGCGAGCGGACGCGAGGTCGTGCATGCCTATGCGAAGTCAGGAACCTACCGTGCTCAGTTGACGATCCGCGACGATTCCGGCCTCGCCGACGGGCTCTCAAGCGCTATCCGCACCATCACCGTCAACGAACCCCCGATCGCCGATGCTGGACCGGACCAGCATGTCACCGCCTCCGCGGTCACGTTCGACGCTTCGAGATCGGTCGACCCTGACGGGCGAATCGCCAGCTATCTTTGGGACTTCGGCGACGGCAGTTCCGCCGCAGGAGAACGGGTCACCCACGTCTATGGCAATCCGGGCACCTATCGGGTGAAACTGGTCGTCGAAGACGCGTCAGGCACCATCCGCAACACGGCCGAAGACGAGATGAGCGTACGCGTCAACGCGCTCCCGGTCGCCGATGCTGGCTTTGATATCGTCGCCGCACCGGGAGAAACGATCACGTTCGACGGTCGCCGTTCGAGCGATCCCGACGGCAAGATCGCCACCTGGTCGTGGGATTTCCGTGACGGGACCCAAGCCGAAGGCGATATTGTCGAGCACGCCTTCGCCGCGCCGGGCCTTTATACAGTGGAACTGACAGTGCGCGACGACAGCGGCCACGACAATGCCACCGACTTCTCGCAGATCCTCGTCACCGTGAACGCGCCTCCGGTCGCCGATGCCGGCCCGGACATCTCGGTTGCCCCCGGCCAGTCCTTCACGCTTTCAGCCTCACGCTCCATGGACAAAGATGGCGACATCGCCGACTGGCGATGGGACGTGCAGGCCAGTGACGACATTCTCATCGGCGAGCAGGTGGACTACAGCTTCGCCGACCCGGGGATCTACACGATTTCGCTGACCGTGACCGACGACAGCGGCGCGGCCAACAGCACGGCGAGCGACGAGGTCATCGTCGAGGTCAACCATGCCCCGGTGGCCGAGGCAGGACGCGACATCTTCAGCGAGGCGCTGCGGGTAGTTCTCGACGCAAGCGCTTCCGCCGACGCCGACAATGACGGCCTTTCCTACCTCTGGGATCTGGGGGACGGCAACATTGCGGAGGGAGCGCAGGTCGAGCACACCTATCTGACCGGCGGCATCTATCCGGTAGTGCTGACGGTCAATGACGGGCGCGGGCTTGCCAACTCCACCGGGCGTGATGCGCTGACGGTGCGGATCAACCGGCGTCCGACGGCCGCTGCCGGCGACAACCGGCGCGCCTGCGTCGGGGACGTCCTCGTGTTCGACGGCAGTTCCTCCGTCGACCCCGACAACGGGCTCCTGCGCTACAAATGGGACTTTGGCGACGGTGATGCCGCCGAGATCGTGAACCCGACGAAGACGTTCGAAACGCCGGGCACCTATCGGGTGAAGCTTGAAGTGGCGGACGAATCGGGACTTGCCAACGATCGCCATACCGACGAGCTGCTGGCAACCGTCCTGCCGGCGCCGGTCGCCGATGCGGGCGAGGACATGAAGGTATGTGCCAACACCACGGTTCGGTTCGACGGCACGAAGTCGACGGATATCGACGGGGTGGTCAACCGTTTCAGCTGGGACTTCGGCGACGGCCGCACCGGCGGCGGCGACCGGCCAGAGCACGTCTTCGAACAGGCTGGCACTTACCGCGTCACCTTGCAGATCGAGGGCGACAACCTGGGCTTCTGCTCGCCGCTCGCGGATGACGAGATCACAGTGACGGTGCAGAGCGCACCGCGCGCCGTCATTCAGGCACCGAGGGCGGTGGCCGCCGGCGAGGAGGTCGTCTTCGACGGCACAACCTCGTATGTCGAAGACGCGCGCATCGGTGGCTACTTCTGGGATTTCGGCGATGGCGAGACCGGACAAGGCGCGGTCGCTCGCCACGTTTTCGAAAGACCGGGCACCTATCACGTGCAGTTGCGCGCCGACACCGCGGCGGAACAGGGTGGTTGCGCAAGCGCCGCGACCACCCACGTCCTGACCGTCAATTCGGCCCCGATTGCCGATGCCGGCGGCGATCGGACGGTCGAGGTCAACCAGCCATTGGTGCTTTCGGGCGCGGGGTCTCAAGACTCGGACGGCGGCATCGCCGCCTATGAATGGGATTTCGGCGACGGAAACTCGGCGAGCGGCGTGGACGTGCTTCATATTTGGCGTCAGCCGGGCCGCTATCGCGTCGCGCTTACCGTTTCGGACGGCACAGGCCTGTCCAACGAGAGCAGCACGACTGCGATCTGGGTCGACGTCGCCGACGTCCCGAAAACCGCGATCACCTCGCCGGACGTCGCGTGTGCGGGCGAGGCGGTGGACTTCGGCTTGGCAAACCTGCCGCAAAGCGTCGATCCCGCGACGATCGCATGGTCGTTCGGCGACGGTGAAACGGCCGCCGGCGCGGCGACACGGCATGCCTACCGCCGTGCCGGCACCTATAGCGTCGGCGTTTCAGGCACGCTGGAGCGCGCGGGCCAAACCGTCATGACACCCCTTGCCAAGCGGATCGTGGTCAACCGGCCGCCGG